The Aminithiophilus ramosus genome contains a region encoding:
- a CDS encoding ATP-dependent DNA helicase, with amino-acid sequence MAIDETSFPSMEALFGRGGPFSRALAAYEERPQQTRLAQAVARALDEGSGYLLAAEAPTGVGKSFALLAPAMLRVLDRGERLLFLTAGIPLQEQLLNKDLPLLASTLERDVAYGLLKGRRNYACLLKVHELGGEGYLSFNDGGFASSRIVQWAAETETGDLSELDIAPSHPALARVASSHKGCLGGSCPFHDRCFVVKALQRAQGWQIVVANYHLFFSYVLGAGRPFPVPFDILLCDEAHHMAEAARASASRRSALAEWSRLLSRATLNRFTPFFEEAGLAPSEAGERFNEGLAHLAGLFDKLSALLPRGRGLQTAPEFLGSDGGTAFEIVGSLERALQSVGEGDDDPVRAEFLLWRDELRQAREDLAWCLDVGQFPNWAYWWDGEALSSAPTLSSTLIRQALDQSEPRVIVAASATMTLEGDFGFWSHETGLEPDETLCLDSPFDLASQMETWVVDMGLAVGDEGYDERVARVVEKLCDDNGGSTLILLSSIRLLKEVGKRLQSRRKPYNVLVQGDLPRGTLLAAFRDDVTSVLVGSVSFREGIDIPGEGLTQVIVDRIPFPHPQDPLVEARSRLEGARSFATVTLPWAKLYLRQALGRLIRSGSDRGRAVILDNRVLVRRGWRVVECLPPAPLKRVTLKVQARRD; translated from the coding sequence ATGGCCATCGACGAGACATCCTTCCCTTCCATGGAGGCCCTTTTCGGCCGCGGCGGCCCCTTTTCCCGGGCCCTGGCCGCCTACGAGGAGCGACCGCAGCAGACCCGGCTGGCCCAGGCCGTGGCCCGGGCCCTCGACGAGGGGTCGGGCTACCTTCTGGCGGCAGAGGCCCCGACGGGCGTCGGGAAGAGCTTCGCGCTCCTGGCTCCCGCGATGCTCCGTGTCCTGGACCGCGGCGAGCGCCTTCTCTTCCTGACGGCGGGAATTCCCCTTCAGGAGCAGCTTCTGAACAAGGACCTGCCCCTTCTGGCCTCGACGCTGGAGCGCGACGTGGCCTACGGCCTTCTCAAGGGAAGGCGCAATTACGCCTGTCTTCTCAAGGTGCATGAGCTGGGAGGCGAGGGCTATCTCTCCTTCAACGACGGCGGGTTCGCCTCCTCCCGGATCGTCCAGTGGGCCGCCGAGACGGAGACGGGCGACCTCTCCGAACTCGATATCGCCCCGTCCCACCCGGCTCTGGCCCGCGTCGCTTCCTCCCACAAAGGCTGTCTCGGCGGATCCTGTCCCTTTCACGATCGCTGCTTCGTCGTCAAAGCCCTCCAGAGGGCCCAGGGGTGGCAGATCGTCGTCGCCAACTACCACCTCTTCTTCTCCTACGTTCTCGGGGCGGGGCGCCCCTTTCCCGTTCCCTTCGACATCCTCCTCTGCGACGAGGCCCATCACATGGCCGAGGCGGCCCGGGCCTCGGCGTCGCGCCGATCGGCTCTCGCCGAATGGTCCCGCCTTCTCTCCAGGGCGACGCTCAACCGGTTTACCCCCTTCTTCGAGGAGGCGGGCCTGGCCCCTTCAGAGGCGGGCGAACGGTTTAACGAAGGACTCGCCCATCTGGCGGGCCTTTTCGACAAGCTCTCGGCCCTTCTCCCCAGGGGAAGGGGGCTTCAGACCGCTCCCGAGTTTCTCGGCTCCGACGGCGGCACGGCCTTTGAGATCGTCGGCTCTCTGGAGAGGGCCCTCCAGTCCGTGGGCGAAGGGGACGACGATCCGGTCCGGGCCGAGTTCCTTCTCTGGCGCGACGAGCTCCGACAGGCCCGGGAGGATCTGGCCTGGTGCCTCGACGTGGGGCAGTTCCCGAACTGGGCCTACTGGTGGGACGGAGAGGCCCTCTCCAGTGCCCCCACTCTCTCCTCGACGCTGATCCGGCAGGCCCTCGACCAATCCGAGCCGAGGGTCATCGTCGCCGCCTCGGCGACGATGACCCTCGAGGGCGATTTCGGCTTCTGGTCGCACGAGACGGGGCTGGAACCCGACGAGACGCTCTGTCTCGATTCTCCCTTCGACTTGGCCTCGCAGATGGAGACCTGGGTCGTCGACATGGGGCTCGCCGTCGGCGACGAGGGCTACGACGAACGGGTGGCCCGCGTCGTCGAGAAGCTCTGCGACGACAACGGCGGGAGCACGCTCATCCTGCTGAGCTCGATCCGTCTCCTGAAGGAGGTGGGAAAGCGTCTTCAGAGTCGCAGGAAGCCCTACAACGTCCTCGTCCAGGGGGACCTTCCCCGCGGGACGCTCCTGGCGGCCTTTCGCGACGACGTCACCTCCGTCCTCGTGGGCAGCGTCTCCTTCCGAGAGGGGATCGACATCCCCGGCGAGGGGCTCACGCAAGTCATCGTCGACCGCATTCCCTTTCCCCACCCCCAGGACCCCCTCGTGGAGGCCCGATCCCGCCTGGAGGGGGCCCGCTCCTTCGCGACAGTGACGCTTCCCTGGGCGAAACTCTACCTGAGGCAGGCCTTGGGGCGACTGATCCGCAGCGGTTCCGACAGGGGACGGGCCGTCATCCTCGACAATCGCGTCCTGGTCCGGCGGGGCTGGCGCGTCGTCGAGTGCCTTCCCCCCGCCCCCTTAAAGAGGGTGACCCTGAAGGTACAGGCGAGGAGGGACTGA
- the rpsT gene encoding 30S ribosomal protein S20: protein MPNKKSALKRVKTSERNRVYNRFWKTRCKTEAKKVLAAVEAGDYDGAVKRLDDAQSVLDKAQVKGVLHRNTVARRKAGLAARVKGLAPAAQ, encoded by the coding sequence ATGCCCAACAAGAAATCCGCTCTCAAGCGGGTCAAGACGTCCGAGAGGAACCGCGTCTATAACCGTTTCTGGAAGACCCGGTGCAAGACGGAGGCCAAGAAGGTCCTGGCGGCCGTCGAGGCCGGCGACTACGATGGAGCCGTCAAGCGCCTCGACGACGCCCAGTCGGTCCTCGACAAGGCCCAGGTCAAGGGAGTTCTCCATCGCAACACCGTCGCGAGGAGAAAGGCCGGCCTCGCCGCCCGCGTCAAGGGCCTTGCTCCTGCCGCCCAGTAG
- the holA gene encoding DNA polymerase III subunit delta, which yields MPRVVVIGAAGTAQRRLLSETVASLVGQGFSVEGRPEEGDWRELFSSLRTGGLFSEKRLLVVEEAARLGPFPSELLPFVEGEEASSALVLVCEGDLRRTPGKALVERAWLVRGESVPPWGSRRVAWVREAAREAGVDLDGAAASLLAEWIDDVEEIRAQLPKLALAAEGGRVGTPIVEALCIDEGGKSLLLLLDGICRGRVADVLGGLTVLSREPSSLPVVTALHNRLRLALYQALLPPREAKAILGALKAKDYASRLAAEAARLYGAEALKGAVAGLIALNAAEKMGRGRGWNGLCLLLLELLASPRRGPRP from the coding sequence GTGCCCCGAGTCGTCGTCATCGGCGCCGCCGGGACCGCTCAGCGGCGCCTTCTCTCGGAGACGGTCGCCTCCCTCGTCGGCCAGGGCTTTTCCGTCGAGGGGCGGCCGGAAGAGGGCGACTGGCGGGAGCTTTTCTCGTCGTTGCGGACGGGGGGGCTTTTCTCCGAAAAGAGGCTACTCGTCGTCGAGGAGGCGGCACGGTTGGGGCCTTTCCCGTCGGAGCTCCTTCCCTTCGTCGAAGGGGAGGAGGCTTCGAGTGCCCTCGTCCTCGTCTGTGAGGGTGACCTGCGCCGGACGCCGGGAAAGGCTCTCGTCGAACGAGCCTGGCTCGTCCGGGGCGAGTCGGTTCCTCCCTGGGGGAGTCGGCGCGTCGCCTGGGTCCGCGAGGCGGCCCGCGAGGCCGGAGTCGACCTCGACGGAGCGGCGGCCTCCCTCCTGGCCGAGTGGATCGACGACGTGGAGGAGATCCGCGCCCAGCTTCCCAAGCTGGCCCTGGCGGCGGAGGGAGGCAGGGTGGGGACTCCGATCGTCGAGGCCCTCTGCATCGACGAGGGGGGCAAAAGCCTCCTTCTTCTCCTCGACGGAATCTGCCGGGGGCGGGTCGCCGACGTCCTGGGAGGGCTGACGGTCCTGAGCCGAGAGCCCTCCTCCCTCCCCGTCGTGACGGCCCTTCACAATCGTCTGAGGCTTGCCCTCTATCAGGCCCTTCTTCCGCCCCGGGAGGCCAAGGCCATTCTCGGTGCCCTCAAGGCCAAGGACTACGCCTCCCGCCTCGCCGCCGAGGCGGCCCGTCTCTACGGGGCCGAGGCCCTGAAGGGGGCCGTCGCCGGCCTCATCGCCCTCAACGCCGCGGAAAAGATGGGTCGGGGCCGAGGCTGGAACGGCCTCTGCCTTCTTCTGCTGGAGCTTCTCGCCTCGCCTCGCCGCGGTCCGCGCCCTTGA
- the leuS gene encoding leucine--tRNA ligase, translated as MAYDFARIEEKWQTFWEREGVFHVEAGGDRPKFYCLEMFPYPSGALHMGHLRNYSIGDLMARFLMMRGFNVLHPMGFDAFGLPAENAAIKYGVHPNDWTLSNIDHMTEQLKQMGCSYDWRRSVATCRPDYYRWTQWLFLQLYKAGLAYRRQAPVNWCDSCATVLANEQVVDGGHCWRCGTAVKKKSLTQWFLKITDYAQELLDDLDDLPGWPERVRIMQRHWIGRSEGVRLSFGLDGGDETIETFTTRIDTIYGVTFVALAAEHPLVQKLIDRSPDGRAMADFVASVTQKSEIERTAVGGEKEGLFTGFYAVSPVDGRRVPIYIANYILMDYGTGAIMGVPAHDERDFDFARKYGIPVIAVIRPADGPVPDGETMAVAFTEDGVQCNSGVFDGLPSAEALPRMALWFEERGWGKREINFRLRDWLLSRQRYWGAPIPIVYCDDCGMVPVPEEELPLQLPLDLLVSETTRNPLTTSDDWRKTTCPRCGRPALRETDTMDTFICSSWYFLRFASPFTDEAPFLKADTDYWMAVDQYIGGIEHACLHLIYARFFTKALADLGYLTVREPFSNLLTQGMVIKDGAKMSKSLGNVVDPNEIIKKYGADTARLFILFASPPEKDLDWSEQGVEGAHRFLRRVWRLVEDNLDRLLSAVSDPVAMGDLVCAERRSLKRKIHETIQSVTRDIDVERQFNTALARLMELTNALTAFRATDDVDGRLFREGVEVLLLCLSPVAPHLCEELWQMVGHETCLARESWPGVDSSALVVDGVTVVFQENGKLRERLQFPAGLSKEELEKRVLSDERVRARLEGRSVVKVIAVPDRLVNVVVRG; from the coding sequence ATGGCCTACGATTTCGCACGGATCGAGGAGAAGTGGCAGACGTTCTGGGAGAGGGAGGGGGTCTTTCACGTCGAGGCGGGAGGCGACCGCCCCAAGTTCTACTGTCTGGAGATGTTCCCCTATCCCAGCGGCGCCCTTCACATGGGACACCTGCGCAACTATTCCATAGGGGACCTCATGGCCCGTTTCCTCATGATGAGGGGGTTCAACGTCCTCCATCCCATGGGGTTCGACGCCTTCGGCCTTCCCGCCGAGAACGCCGCCATCAAGTACGGCGTCCACCCCAACGACTGGACGCTGAGCAACATCGACCACATGACGGAGCAGCTCAAGCAGATGGGATGCAGCTATGACTGGCGCCGTTCCGTGGCCACCTGCAGGCCCGACTACTACCGCTGGACCCAGTGGCTCTTTCTCCAGCTCTACAAGGCCGGTCTGGCCTACCGCCGTCAGGCGCCCGTCAACTGGTGCGACAGCTGCGCCACCGTCCTGGCCAACGAGCAGGTCGTCGACGGCGGCCACTGCTGGCGTTGCGGAACGGCCGTCAAGAAGAAGAGCCTCACCCAGTGGTTCCTCAAGATCACCGATTATGCCCAGGAGCTTCTCGACGATCTCGACGATCTGCCGGGCTGGCCCGAGCGGGTCCGCATCATGCAGCGTCACTGGATCGGGCGTTCCGAGGGGGTCCGGCTCTCCTTCGGCCTCGACGGCGGCGACGAGACGATCGAGACCTTCACGACCCGCATCGACACGATCTACGGCGTCACCTTCGTCGCCCTCGCCGCCGAACATCCCCTCGTGCAAAAGCTCATCGACCGTTCTCCCGATGGAAGGGCCATGGCCGATTTCGTCGCCTCGGTGACGCAGAAGAGCGAGATCGAGCGCACCGCCGTCGGCGGAGAGAAGGAGGGGCTCTTCACGGGATTCTATGCCGTCAGCCCCGTCGACGGGAGAAGGGTGCCCATCTACATCGCCAACTACATCCTCATGGACTACGGCACGGGGGCCATCATGGGCGTTCCGGCCCACGACGAGCGCGACTTCGACTTCGCCCGCAAGTACGGCATCCCCGTCATCGCCGTCATCCGTCCCGCCGACGGGCCCGTACCGGACGGGGAAACCATGGCGGTCGCCTTCACCGAGGACGGCGTCCAGTGCAATTCGGGCGTCTTCGACGGTCTTCCCTCGGCCGAGGCCCTGCCCAGGATGGCCCTCTGGTTCGAGGAGAGGGGCTGGGGCAAGAGGGAGATCAACTTCCGCCTTCGCGACTGGCTCCTGTCGCGGCAGCGCTACTGGGGCGCTCCCATTCCCATCGTCTACTGCGACGATTGCGGCATGGTCCCCGTTCCCGAGGAGGAGCTGCCTCTTCAGCTTCCTCTCGATCTCCTCGTCTCCGAGACGACCCGCAACCCCCTGACGACGAGCGACGACTGGCGCAAGACGACCTGTCCCCGCTGCGGCAGACCCGCTTTGCGCGAGACGGACACGATGGACACCTTCATCTGCTCCTCCTGGTACTTCCTGCGCTTCGCCTCGCCCTTCACCGACGAGGCCCCCTTCCTCAAGGCGGACACGGATTACTGGATGGCCGTCGACCAGTACATCGGAGGGATCGAGCACGCCTGTCTTCATCTGATCTATGCCCGATTCTTCACGAAGGCCCTCGCCGATCTGGGCTACCTCACGGTGCGCGAGCCCTTCTCGAACCTTCTCACCCAGGGGATGGTCATCAAGGACGGAGCCAAGATGTCCAAGTCGCTGGGCAACGTCGTCGATCCCAACGAGATCATAAAAAAATACGGCGCCGACACGGCCCGACTCTTCATCCTCTTCGCCTCGCCTCCCGAGAAGGACCTCGACTGGTCCGAGCAGGGCGTCGAGGGGGCTCACCGCTTCCTGCGCCGCGTCTGGCGCCTCGTCGAGGATAACCTCGACAGGCTGCTTTCAGCGGTGTCCGACCCCGTGGCGATGGGTGATCTCGTCTGCGCCGAGAGGCGCTCCCTGAAGCGCAAGATCCACGAGACGATCCAGTCCGTCACCCGCGACATCGACGTGGAGCGTCAGTTCAACACGGCGCTGGCCCGTCTCATGGAGCTGACCAACGCCCTGACGGCCTTCAGGGCGACGGACGACGTCGACGGGCGTCTCTTCCGCGAGGGCGTGGAGGTGCTGCTGCTCTGTCTCTCTCCCGTCGCCCCTCATCTTTGCGAGGAACTCTGGCAGATGGTGGGCCACGAGACCTGTCTGGCCCGGGAGTCCTGGCCCGGAGTCGATTCGTCGGCCCTCGTCGTCGACGGCGTCACCGTCGTCTTTCAGGAGAACGGCAAGCTGCGCGAGCGCCTTCAGTTTCCCGCCGGCCTCTCGAAGGAGGAGCTGGAGAAGCGCGTTCTCTCCGACGAAAGGGTTCGGGCCCGTCTGGAGGGCAGATCGGTCGTCAAGGTCATCGCCGTCCCCGACAGGCTCGTCAACGTGGTGGTGAGGGGCTAG
- a CDS encoding slipin family protein produces MIDFLFNLLFSAGSYLGVVLIAFFFLSSALKIIPEYQRGVVFRLGRMIGAKGPGLVIVIPFIDRVIRVDLRVMTLDVPVQEVITKDNVPIKVNAVVYFRVMEPTRSIVEVENYAVATSQLSQTTLRAVLGRSELDDILTARDQINMELQQIIDEKTDPWGIKVSAVEVKELELPEGMKRAMASQAEAERERRAKIISAEGELQASERLSQAALVMERSPITLQLRYLQTLRDVASEKNSTTIFPIPMDLIKPFLRKMTQGAKDED; encoded by the coding sequence ATGATCGATTTTCTGTTCAACCTGCTTTTCAGCGCCGGGAGCTATCTCGGCGTCGTTCTGATCGCGTTCTTTTTCCTCAGCTCGGCCCTGAAGATCATCCCCGAGTATCAACGGGGCGTCGTCTTCCGGCTGGGGCGGATGATCGGCGCCAAGGGGCCGGGACTGGTCATCGTCATCCCCTTCATCGACCGCGTCATCCGCGTCGATCTGCGGGTGATGACGCTCGACGTGCCCGTTCAGGAGGTCATCACCAAGGACAACGTCCCCATCAAGGTCAACGCCGTCGTCTACTTCCGCGTCATGGAGCCGACGCGCTCCATCGTCGAAGTGGAGAACTACGCCGTCGCCACGAGCCAGCTTTCGCAGACGACGCTCCGGGCCGTTCTGGGCCGATCCGAGCTCGACGACATCCTGACGGCCCGCGATCAGATCAACATGGAGCTTCAGCAGATCATCGACGAGAAGACCGATCCCTGGGGGATCAAGGTCAGCGCCGTCGAGGTGAAGGAACTCGAACTTCCCGAGGGGATGAAACGGGCCATGGCCAGCCAGGCCGAGGCCGAACGGGAGCGCCGCGCCAAGATCATCAGCGCCGAGGGGGAGCTTCAGGCCTCGGAGCGGCTCTCTCAGGCGGCCCTCGTCATGGAGCGCTCGCCCATCACCTTGCAGCTCCGCTACCTCCAGACGCTGCGCGACGTGGCCAGCGAGAAGAACTCGACGACGATCTTCCCCATTCCCATGGACCTGATCAAGCCCTTTCTCCGCAAGATGACCCAGGGGGCAAAGGACGAGGACTGA
- a CDS encoding NfeD family protein, translated as MNEKVFKALRRMSVVCLFLLAATAARAAPLVVLSDLEGVVGTAMEAHLDEVLQEAADREAGLVLLRLDTPGGLVSSMRAMTGRIVNSPVPVVVWVAPSGARAASAGAFLVQSAAVAVMASGTHIGAAHPVGAGGDLAEGDMKKKVANDLAAQMRSLASERGRDAEAAARMVTESLSLTSSEALGAGVVDLVADDVDQLLSAIDGREVRSGGRTVRLNLAGASVEARPLSRRLQILSFLTRPDVAYLLLMAGLYALVFEILTPGGFVMGTSGAVMILMGAYGLRMLPFNWAGIVLLVVGVAVMVLDLLVGGMGILSLFGVAALILGALVTFRGAPGGELLHVSMGVLSGAIAALSLLFALSAFAVWRSLRRKVVSGQEGLVETRAEVKSVLSPEGMVLCRGELWRARSVDGRRIAPGTTVRVVKIEGLLLTVEPVEEEKP; from the coding sequence GTGAACGAAAAAGTTTTCAAAGCCCTGCGAAGGATGTCGGTGGTCTGCCTTTTCCTTCTGGCGGCGACGGCGGCCCGGGCGGCCCCTCTCGTCGTCCTCTCCGATCTGGAGGGCGTCGTCGGCACGGCCATGGAGGCCCATCTCGACGAGGTCCTTCAGGAGGCCGCGGACAGAGAGGCCGGGCTCGTCCTTCTGCGCCTCGACACGCCGGGCGGCCTGGTCAGCTCCATGCGGGCCATGACGGGGAGAATCGTCAACAGCCCCGTCCCCGTCGTCGTCTGGGTGGCCCCGTCGGGGGCCCGGGCCGCCTCGGCCGGGGCCTTCCTCGTCCAGTCGGCGGCCGTGGCCGTCATGGCCTCGGGAACGCACATCGGCGCCGCCCACCCCGTCGGAGCCGGAGGCGATCTCGCCGAGGGGGACATGAAAAAGAAAGTGGCCAACGATCTGGCCGCCCAGATGCGTTCCCTGGCCTCGGAGCGGGGACGCGACGCCGAGGCGGCGGCCCGCATGGTCACGGAGAGTCTCTCCCTGACCTCGTCGGAGGCCCTCGGGGCGGGCGTCGTCGATCTCGTCGCCGATGACGTCGACCAACTCCTTTCGGCCATCGACGGAAGGGAGGTCCGTTCGGGAGGCAGGACGGTCCGCCTGAATCTGGCGGGGGCCTCCGTCGAGGCCCGGCCCCTGTCTCGACGCCTTCAGATCCTTTCCTTCCTGACGAGGCCTGACGTGGCCTATCTCCTGCTCATGGCCGGTCTTTACGCCCTCGTCTTCGAGATCCTGACGCCCGGCGGCTTCGTGATGGGAACGTCGGGGGCCGTCATGATCCTCATGGGAGCCTACGGCCTGAGGATGCTTCCCTTCAACTGGGCCGGCATCGTCCTCCTCGTCGTCGGCGTGGCCGTCATGGTCCTCGATCTGCTCGTCGGAGGCATGGGGATTCTGAGTCTCTTCGGCGTCGCCGCCCTCATCCTCGGCGCCCTCGTCACCTTCAGAGGAGCGCCGGGCGGAGAGCTTCTTCACGTCTCCATGGGCGTCCTGAGCGGAGCCATAGCGGCCCTCTCCCTTCTTTTCGCCCTGTCGGCCTTCGCTGTCTGGCGATCGCTGCGCCGCAAAGTCGTCTCGGGACAGGAGGGCCTCGTCGAGACGCGGGCCGAGGTGAAAAGCGTCCTTTCCCCCGAGGGCATGGTCCTCTGCCGAGGCGAACTCTGGCGGGCCCGCTCCGTCGACGGCAGGCGGATTGCCCCGGGAACGACGGTGCGCGTCGTCAAGATCGAGGGACTCCTGCTGACGGTGGAGCCCGTGGAAGAGGAAAAACCCTGA
- the radA gene encoding DNA repair protein RadA, translated as MAKKTESRFLCGECGHRTVTWTGRCPGCGAWGTLAEILEEKGPGESRRARVKPLNVFDVEAPRRVASGIDELDRVLGGGWVPGGVSLLGGEPGIGKSTLLLQACAAMASQGRKVLYLSGEESASQVALRARRLGATGGDLHLVCQDDLESALASASDYAFVVADSVQALKAPGEPGWPGTPSQVRAVAQTCISLAKAQAIPFVLVGHITKEGQLAGPKLLEHMVDVVLLFSGERSSPYRLLRALKNRYGATDELGIFEMIERGLAPVEDASLLYWNAAEGSVPGVAMTVALEGSRPLVAEVQALACATPFPYPKRTARGVDVARVQLLLAVLERRCGLSYRTSDVYVNIAGGLQVRETSADLALCMALASAATDRSLPPECCFLGEVGLAGEIRPCRRTGLRLREAARLGFRRAVVSRRDRDEMPSGMDVVAVSELKEALEVMER; from the coding sequence ATGGCCAAGAAGACGGAGTCACGTTTCCTCTGCGGCGAATGCGGTCACCGAACCGTGACCTGGACGGGACGCTGTCCCGGCTGCGGCGCCTGGGGGACTCTGGCCGAGATCCTCGAGGAGAAGGGACCGGGAGAGTCCCGCCGGGCCCGAGTCAAGCCCCTCAATGTTTTCGACGTCGAGGCGCCGAGGCGCGTCGCCTCCGGCATCGACGAGTTGGACCGCGTTCTGGGCGGAGGCTGGGTCCCCGGTGGGGTCAGTCTCCTCGGCGGCGAGCCGGGCATCGGCAAATCGACCCTTCTTCTCCAGGCCTGCGCGGCCATGGCCTCTCAGGGGCGTAAGGTGCTCTACCTGTCGGGCGAGGAGTCGGCCTCCCAGGTGGCCCTCAGGGCCCGTCGCCTGGGAGCGACGGGAGGCGATCTTCATCTCGTCTGTCAGGACGATCTCGAATCGGCTCTGGCCTCGGCCTCCGATTACGCCTTCGTCGTCGCCGACAGCGTTCAGGCCCTGAAGGCTCCGGGCGAACCCGGCTGGCCCGGCACGCCCAGCCAGGTTCGGGCCGTGGCCCAGACCTGCATCTCCCTGGCCAAGGCCCAGGCCATCCCCTTCGTTCTCGTCGGCCACATCACCAAGGAGGGACAGCTGGCCGGCCCCAAGCTGCTGGAGCACATGGTCGACGTCGTCCTCCTCTTCTCCGGCGAGCGGAGTTCGCCCTACAGGCTCCTGAGGGCCCTGAAGAACCGCTACGGGGCCACGGACGAGCTGGGCATTTTCGAGATGATCGAAAGAGGTCTGGCCCCCGTCGAGGATGCCAGCCTTCTCTACTGGAACGCCGCCGAGGGTTCCGTCCCCGGCGTGGCCATGACCGTCGCTCTCGAAGGCTCCCGTCCCCTCGTGGCCGAGGTTCAGGCCCTGGCCTGCGCCACGCCCTTCCCCTATCCGAAGAGGACGGCCCGAGGCGTCGACGTGGCCCGCGTCCAGCTTCTGCTGGCCGTCCTGGAGCGGCGGTGCGGCCTCTCCTACAGGACGTCCGACGTCTACGTCAACATCGCCGGAGGTCTTCAGGTGCGGGAGACGAGCGCCGATCTGGCCCTCTGTATGGCGCTGGCCTCGGCGGCGACGGACAGAAGTCTGCCGCCCGAGTGCTGTTTCCTCGGCGAGGTGGGGCTGGCCGGAGAGATCCGCCCCTGTCGGCGGACGGGGCTGCGCCTTCGCGAGGCGGCCCGCCTCGGTTTCCGCCGGGCCGTCGTGAGTCGCCGCGACAGGGACGAGATGCCCTCAGGAATGGACGTCGTCGCCGTGAGCGAACTGAAAGAGGCTCTGGAGGTGATGGAAAGGTGA
- a CDS encoding ATP phosphoribosyltransferase regulatory subunit, producing the protein MPSSMIHRLPQGCRTVGGARAKAMERCRQVFMSRFASFGYRPFLPSGLQLIQSAWERLPSDLKGRTVCLTSPFGEPCCLRADLTLAAVAYLGAHYAPQERPLRLCYAERVYRSSPPPEKELEGTQIGAELLGWEGEGADVELLFLLIGLLDALDVPDVIIVLGDVTLFARALQGLPTETARRLTRALQEGNLSDYGAALRGLADPLGETLTELPRLKGDDAVLRRGAELFGADAVATLAAIKENLDALGLGERIRFDLSLVRELDYYSGPLFDVYGGTSGRALGGGGRYDALLAEFGILGQALGFGLDLERLSQASSFSSGSRGPVMAWTGGLSAARAIARGAELCGEGIEIELSWQPSKARSVKLAEGRGFSFWIDLARESVVEIATGKTSPLDLWIREGI; encoded by the coding sequence ATGCCCTCTTCGATGATTCACCGCCTTCCTCAGGGATGCCGCACCGTCGGCGGAGCCCGGGCGAAAGCCATGGAGCGCTGCCGCCAGGTCTTCATGTCCCGCTTCGCCTCCTTCGGCTACCGCCCCTTCCTTCCTTCAGGTCTTCAGCTCATCCAGTCGGCCTGGGAGCGTCTCCCCTCCGACCTGAAGGGCCGGACCGTCTGTCTCACCTCGCCCTTCGGCGAGCCCTGCTGCCTTCGAGCCGACCTGACTCTGGCCGCCGTGGCCTACCTGGGAGCCCACTACGCCCCTCAGGAACGGCCTCTGCGCCTCTGTTACGCCGAACGCGTCTACAGAAGCTCCCCGCCGCCCGAGAAGGAGCTCGAAGGAACCCAGATCGGCGCCGAGCTGCTGGGCTGGGAGGGAGAGGGGGCCGACGTGGAGCTCCTCTTTCTCCTCATCGGTCTTCTCGACGCCCTGGACGTCCCCGACGTGATCATCGTCCTTGGCGACGTCACCCTCTTCGCCCGGGCCCTCCAGGGACTGCCGACGGAGACGGCCCGCCGCCTCACCCGGGCGCTGCAGGAGGGCAACCTCTCCGACTACGGCGCCGCCCTGCGGGGTCTGGCCGACCCTCTCGGCGAGACTCTGACCGAGCTTCCCCGCCTCAAGGGTGACGACGCCGTCCTGCGCCGCGGCGCCGAGCTTTTCGGCGCCGACGCCGTCGCCACCCTGGCGGCCATCAAGGAAAACCTCGACGCACTGGGCCTGGGCGAACGGATCCGCTTCGATCTGAGCCTCGTCCGGGAACTGGACTACTATTCGGGCCCCCTCTTCGACGTCTATGGCGGAACCTCGGGACGGGCCCTGGGCGGAGGAGGGCGCTACGACGCCCTCCTGGCCGAATTCGGCATCCTGGGTCAGGCCCTGGGCTTCGGCCTCGACCTGGAGCGCCTCTCCCAGGCCTCCTCCTTTTCCAGCGGCTCGCGGGGACCGGTCATGGCCTGGACGGGAGGCCTCTCGGCGGCCCGGGCCATCGCCAGGGGCGCCGAACTCTGCGGCGAGGGAATCGAGATCGAGCTGAGCTGGCAGCCCTCCAAGGCAAGATCGGTCAAACTGGCCGAGGGGCGGGGATTTTCCTTCTGGATCGATCTGGCCCGGGAGAGCGTCGTCGAAATCGCGACGGGGAAGACCTCTCCCCTCGATCTCTGGATCAGGGAGGGGATCTGA